GAACTAGAGATCCTCCAGCTTCagcacaggtgtgcaccacctctgtTGGCACCATTGTGtagttagtctttttttttttttttttttttcttgagacagggtcatcTTCTATAATACAGGGTAGCCTGTAATTCTTTATATACCATAAACTTCCCTAACTCATGGAAATCctttgcctcagccttccaaaacctgagattataggcatgagccaccacactcagtttatatattttttaatcaacacataattttctattaatttaataaaagcagCACAATTCTATACACAATCTCTTGACATAATTGAATTGTTgccctaaagaaaaaaatgtgtaaaatagaGTTCAAGTTAGAAAGCCATTTAATCTGATAATTACTCTTCTTCTCAACAAAGTGTATGATGCTTCCTTGTAGTCAAGAAAATATAGTCCTTTCTTAGGATAATTGTTAACTGACAGgtgtaacaaataaaaatactggaTGCTGTAACTAGGTATGGTAGCAtacccctttaattccagtactcaagaggcagaagcaggcagatctctgttagttcaaggataTCCTgtactacatggtgagttccaggacaccaaggGCTAATAGTAAGATCCTATATCAAAATcaacagtaaaaacaaatgttGTTTTCCTAGTTACCTTGAATTTGACATAGCCCACATAGCTTTTTAGTTTATGTATGAACTGTTGCCACTGTGGCAAACATATGATAAACTGTCTCTTTTGATCCTACATGGCTTCTTGAAACATTTTATACTTCTTTTCCATACAGGGTTCTGTTTTCAAGTTCCCCATTAACAATCTATTAATATATTCAAAACCAAAGTCAGACTTTTGAATGGCCTATTGGTAATTTCCTTTTGATGTCCTAAGATCAGAATTAAGGATGGGTCAGAGGCAGATCTAGACTGATTAGCCTCCAATATAAGCAAGTAGGCCTGGAAGGTCACTAAGCAAACAACAATTTGAGTCACAGGATAGGGTGAACAACACCATTTTTGAATGTATGGCCCTTGCCCTTTGATGATGTAATTAATAGTTCTTAGGTTTCATTTCTTCAAGGTGAGTTGAAGAAAAAGGTATTTACTCTGCTGGAGTAAGCTCTTCAGGCCTCCTCTGAGTACAACAGAATTACTGAGCTCTTACTTTCCACAGTACTGGAGCTCATGAGAGAAACAGCACATACTAAACAGAGTTGGTAGTCTTCTGTTCCCTGAGTAGACTAAAGATGTTGTGTTTGCCTGGAGTACATTCTGATCTTGGATTCTGACTTTGCAAAGATGGTCCTCCAGAGTACATAGCAGGGATTCCACAGCTCTCACAAACCTTTGTAGCCACCGTTTCTCAAGTATGCCTTCACTTCTGTCCCTCTACACATGCACagtaaagtgattttttttttttttttttaagaacgcTTTCCCTAGATTTTTAAGTCTTTTAGGTTTTTTTGgatgttggtggtggtggattTTCTGATAAAATTTAAAGCACCTTAACAGATAACTTGATTTCTTTTGATGGCAGATTTTCTCAAATTCTCTTAATGTTAAGTAACTCAAAAGggattcattttattattctctgTATGCCATATCCCAAGTTTTATGACAATGAATCCCTAGCTAGTACTCCACTAACAAGCTCTTATATAAAACAAACAGGCTTGGAACAGCCTCTAGGGCTTTGTGGTTTGCTCCCTATGTAACTGCCTACTGGGAAGAGACTGTTTCATCGCATAGATGTTTCCTTGCATTTGACACCTCCTCTTCATTTGTAAGTGAggagcacaaaaacacaaatattttgaataatCTGAATAATCAAGGATGAGTGAAAAACATTTCTTGACATGAGTTTTTAACAGACATGGGATGGTGTCAGAGTGTGACTGACAAAGGCAGAACatgcttgtcttagttagggtttctattgctatgaagaaaacactataaccatggcaactctcataaaggaaaacatttgaggtggcagcttacagttcagaagttcagtccattatcatcatggcagagagcatggtgtcctgcaggcagacatggtgctggctatatcttgatcagaaggcaacagttAAGTGGACTGTCTCAATGGAGTGGCTTGAGCaagtatgagacctcaaagcccacctccacattgacacttcctccaaccagacCAGACCTACTCCAAtatggccacacctcctgatagtgccactccctttgggggccattttcttttaaaccaccacaatgtCATTGGTCTTTGACAAAACATACTCTGGAAATGAAGGAAATTGGGaaaacttttaaagaatgaaTAGAATTTTGGAAATTGATAAAagatcaacaaaatgaaaaatcataGGATGAGACAGGTTTTCCTTTTTACAAAACTTACTCAAGTTGGCTGCATTAGGGCTACAGGTTTAGAATATGGAGGACAAGGACAGCTTATTTGTTGATAGGGTGCTCTCGTGAGGCCCTTTGGAGactcatattttaaagttaaaataccAACTGATAAAAGCAATGAGACAATTAAGTGGgaacatcatttaaaatattgcaATTAGTCAGGTTTCAAAATGGCCTGTTAGAAACATATGCCAACCCCTTTTCCTACTGGATACCTTTGTTGAACCTATTCCACCTAGTCCTGACAAATTGTGTTTGTCTCAGGTAAGAAGCCCAGTCATTGTTACAATGAAACCCACTATCTCATACACTAAAACAAATAATCATTAGCATAAGTGGGTAGGTATTTAATTATTAGAGGCAGCAGGGTGGCTCTTTTAACAATATTCAAACTAAAAGGGACTGTGTACTTTCCCACTAAATGTGGCAATAAACAGGGAAGCATACAGTGTCTTTCCTTCAATATTCATTTCAGTCTTAGCTCATTGCTAATAGTTACAAATTTTTTATCAACCATGATTAGGTACAAGCTTTTCAAATGGCAAGCTATTACATAAAAAGCATAGTAGTTTCTTATACCCAACTCAGGGATATTAATTTTTGAATGATTTTTATTCCTGCTTAATGTAGTATCTttgctgtcttagggttactactactgtgatgaaacactaacGAAAAGGaagttggagagaaaagggtttatttcagtttacacttcAGGTTAATAGTCATCACTGAGgtaagtcagagcaggaactgatgcagaggccatagaggggtgctgcttactggtgtgctcagcctgttttcttacagaacccaggaccatcagcccagggatggcaatacccacaatgggctgggccctcctccatcaatcactaattaagaaaatgccctacagctggatgtTCTTGAGGTATTGAGTTTCCTTCCTTAcagtaactctagtttgtgtcaaggtgTCATGAAACGTCAGTGCAGTTGCCTATATTCTATCTATAGTTTAAATTTGAAGTTTGATTGACTCACTACTAATCTTTTAAACCCACTTTATCATTACACTTCTATATTGGGATGGTTTGCAGAAGTTTCCTTTTGTATTGTCCATTCTTTGCCTATTATAATTTTTCTGTGGTGCAGATTTTACACAAGGCCTCATTCaagctaggcaagagctctaccattGAGTTACATTACTAGCTCTTTATTAGTTTAAATTGTAGTTCGTATTTGTGTCAGTGAATGtagttattaaaaaaataatatttttttctttttttcgagacaggtagctttggaggctgtcctggaactcactctgtagatgagactggtcttgaactcaagagatccacctgtctctgcctccccagtgctgagataaaaggtgtgtgccacctcctgGCTTCTTTAAGAGTTTAACATTCGTCTTATTTTGTGTATCTTCTAAAACCCCCTAATTCTACCTGGATATAGCATACCTTAGTCAAACTATttagcttttttttgtttttttttttgagacagggtttctctgtgtagctttggaacctatcctggcactcactctggaagaccaggctggcctcaaattcacagagatccacctgcctctgcctccagagtgctgggattaaaggcatgtgccaccaacgcccggcactatTTTTAACTTTCACTTTAATGAATCATCTATTGATTTCATATACTGTATTGTTAACTCTCATTTACTCATTTTTGCAAACCTACTACTGAAGCTCTTTACCTTTTTAGTACACATTTACAGAAGTTACTTCACTCTAAAAACCAGCCTCGGTTGATATGCACCTCCATGATCTTTCCCTCAGCTTCTTTTGACTGTGTTGAGCCTAGGGTTTCAAGAGGAGCCCTCTGATCACCTAACACCCTTTTCACcgttgtgtgcacatgtgaatgcaTTTATGCTCCACCTTACTTTTAAAGACACTCCCTCTGAACTTGGAGTACACTAGTTTGgtcagactggctggccagcaaatccCAGGCTGGGTATAGAGGTGCATCCTCTTGTGCCCACTTTTTTACATTGGTACTGGGAATTGTATTCAGGAACTTGCAAGATGGTTTGGGGAAGGGCACTGGCTACCAAGATTGGAATGAAAGAACTGCCccaagttatcctttgacctctGTACAACTTCCCCCCTCTAAagacaaataaatggaaacaaactttttaaaaacttaagtatTGGCATTTGTATAAGAAGCCCTttatgactgagccatcttgcccggcctttcttttctcttttgaaaaggtGATACTGATTCTCAAAAATATGCATTTTCTTGGCTGTATTTCAAAGTAAGACAAAGCACCATTGTAACAAAATgcaaatgtttaatttttcaaaacttaactatactaatgaaaataaattataaacaacctTCAATATTTGTACATTATCTTCATATAACTATAACAGTGCTTTCAAAGGACATTTTGTAAAGGATATGTTCACAATACCATGTTTCAAAAATAGGGCAACATTAAAGAACATTATTCTGAAATATATCTCACAATGTTGAGAGGTATATTGTTCTTTATCAAATTAACCGTACTTTTATTCAAAATAACATGGCTTTTAATGACAATTATTTCTTGTCCATTTCAGTGATTTCTTGGATCCAAAACAAGATCTGTGTAttaatttctttgaaaacatCATTTGTTGATCGCCCTTTCACTGCCATGGAATGATTTGCCTTCTCAATCCAATGGATTTTACTGGGAGCTTGCATTTTCTGtgccactttctccaacaagttCTAAAGAGAAGACATTAGACTCTATTGTTATTTAATGAAAGATTATCTTTCCCTTATCTATATTGGATGGTATTCACTCAAGAGATTCATAAATACCTGCTCTACATGTAACTTTATAGACAATAGAGTATATAATGAACTATCTATAGCAGTACAAACAATCACATATCACCATACACCAAGCATTTGTTGACAAAAAAGACTTAAGGAGATTAGAGTTATTcaaatttttttccaaaaatctTTTTCCTAAGGAAATTATGTGCTCTGATAAATGGCAGTTTCATAATACTTAGCTAATATTCAGTAACATATGAATGCTGCCAATGCTTACTTGGGAATGAATAATATCAATCTACCTCAAAGCTGAAATGATAAATCAAATGTATACCCTAATATCTCCCAAATAACAATCAGATATTATTAATTCCTTAAATAAGGATGAAATCTACCAAATCCCTTTCTGGGGAGATGCattttgttagtatttttttatttttatgtactaCAAAGTTACAGGGtaacataagtttttttttttttttttttttttttttttttttttttgacagagtgatgtagccttggctgacctagaactccctATATATataaccaggctggtcttgaactaacagagatctatctggctctgtctcctgagtttgggattaaaggtgttggtCACCACGTCCAGAGGCTGAATGTGGCACATAATAATTTTGCCCTTAATATATTTCACTCATACAAATATAGAGTTCCAATTCACCTTTTCACACATTTCATCTGCTGAGCCAGACACAAATAGTACAGGATCCTTTATACGAAAGAGATCTTCATCTCTGAGTTTCTGCTGCTGCTTTGGATGGTGCAGTGGGTAAGAAATACAAATGAGACCTCGAACAAAATCATCAGTGTCATCTGGCTCAGTGTGACACATTACAGAAGCAGCTGCTCTTGAGCCCATCGAACGACCTAAAACCAATtaagtgaaaacagaaatataaacatttacatACAATAGTAGCAACGATTTACTGTTCTAAGTattcatggaagaaaaaaaaaatcacaagtcaAAAGAGTGGCAAGCAACAAATTCCAATGGTCTTAATGGAAACCTACAGCTTTATGAAAAGCTAAAAACTGGTCTAGCTTAcctcagattttaaaaagaagcaattaTCTTTCTCAATACTTAAAAGGGTGAAGAAATtcttagctgggtggtagtggtggacaccttaatcccagcacttgggaggcagaagcagatgaatctctgtgaattccaggccagtctggtctacaaatcgagttccagaacagccaatgctgttacacagagcaacccagtttcaaaaaaccaaaaaaaaaaaaaaaaaaggaattcttaATGAATCATTTGCTAGAACACTATGAATAAAGGTAGAGAGCCTTATATTTTAacacatttaataaatgttttacatttgCTTTAAATATATACTTTATGATAAAGTATCAAGGTCATGTatcaaaataaagtaatttttagcCTCCTGTTAtcaattttaatattataatgcAGTTATCACTGAAGCTTACCTCCAAGAAAAACACCAGCAAGTTTGTATTCTCCTGAGGTCTTTAGATAATTCTAGGTAAATCAACCAAAAAATTATCAGTTCCTCTCATATCACACTCCACTGGATATTCTTATCATTACTGATGAGTACAAAAATTTATGCAAAGACAACCATACAGAGTCTTAGAGGATATACAGTGCTTTCCTCTTCTGGTCATGTGTTCATTATTAATCTTTACGTCAGGGAAAAAATCAATTTGCCTTTCTAAAAATATTCAAGTAGTAAACTGTAGGGACACAGTCCAAGAACAGAGTAATGTGAAAATTTTGAGTACTTGTGAgtaaactccaagaaaacaacaCTAGAGTCCTGTGACCTCAGTTCCTTCaaaacagaattgttcttggaatgtgttttcatgGGCCTCCCACGTGTAGCAGATAGGGTGAATTTACTTTAGCTGTTGTTACTCATATACCTTTACTGAAAACCATGTTTCTACAATATGCATCTCGTCCTTGTGATTGCAACTATCTCatgtgatttgatttttcttaacCAACACAATATAAATTTCCCAATGCTCTAAGTAACGTTTACTGCATGAGACTTTGGTCCACCTAAATTTActggctccattctcccaggtcccacaGCCTCTAGAGTAGTGAACAAGTGGCACCCAAACAGGGACCTGAAGTCAGCTATAAGAGAGTGGAGACCTCACAGAAGGTGAGTGAGCATAATGGGGCAGAAATCAGGAAAGACTGACTATGTCAAAGGATCACAAGTATCAAAATCACAACTATTAGATTGCTTGCAAGTTGATTATGATTATAATCCCTGGTGTTCAGAAGGAACTTTAGATGAAGAAGTATGAGCCAGAGTCCGAAAGAATATTGAGAAGGCATATAAACAAAAGAGATTCTAGTTGAATTTTGGGTCACTTGGGCATTGATTCGAACTGTTATACGAAAGATAAGGAGAATTTTAATCATGA
This DNA window, taken from Cricetulus griseus strain 17A/GY chromosome 2, alternate assembly CriGri-PICRH-1.0, whole genome shotgun sequence, encodes the following:
- the Tex30 gene encoding testis-expressed protein 30 yields the protein MSHTEVKLKIPFGNKLLDAVCLVPNKNIAYGIILTHGASGDMNLPHLMSLASHLASHGFFCLRFTCKGLNIVHRIKAYKAVLNYLKTSGEYKLAGVFLGGRSMGSRAAASVMCHTEPDDTDDFVRGLICISYPLHHPKQQQKLRDEDLFRIKDPVLFVSGSADEMCEKNLLEKVAQKMQAPSKIHWIEKANHSMAVKGRSTNDVFKEINTQILFWIQEITEMDKK